The genome window GCCAAGCGCGAAGGCGTGGACAACAAGTGCCTGGCCGACTTCATCGCGCCCAAGGACAGCGGCATCGCCGACTACATCGGCATGTTCGCCGTCACCTCCGGCCTGGGCATCGAGAAGTGGGAAGCCGAGTTCCAGAAGCAGCTCGACGACTACTCCAGCATCATGCTCAAGGCCATCGCCGACCGGCTGGCCGAGGCCTTCGCCGAAGCCATGCACGAGCGCGTGCGCAAGGACCTGTGGGGCTACGCCGCCGACGAGACGCTGGACAACGAGGCGCTGATCAAGGAAGCCTATCGCGGCATCCGCCCCGCGCCCGGCTACCCGGCCTGCCCGGAGCACACCGTCAAGCGCGACATGTTCGAGACCATGGCCTGCCAGGACATCGGCATGGAACTGACCGACAGCCTGGCCATGTACCCCGCCGCCGCCGTGTCCGGCTTCTACTTCAGCCATCCCGAGTCGCAGTACTTCAATGTCGGGAAGATCGGCGAAGACCAGCTGGCGGACTATGCGGCGCGCAGCGGACGCAGCGAGGACGAGCTGCGGCGGGCGTTGATGAGCAGTTTGTAAGGGCCGCCGGGATCTTCGGGGCTATGCGTGCATCGCGGCCAGCAAGGCGGGGCGTATGGCTCCAACGATCTCGTCCAGCGGCATCTGGGGCAATTCATTCTTGCGCAGGAATGCCTCCCATTGCTGCCTTTTTCGCCTGTCCTGTGCGAACTCGTCAGCCAATCCCAAGGGTGTGCCGCCGGGAATGGGCGTACCTCGCCGCCCAAATGTCGCGTGCACAGCCTGGGTCAGGATTGCCCCATCGATTTCCGCATGCTGAACCAACACCCATAGATCGAAATAATCTTTCATGCGTGTGTTGCCCATGCCGAGCGAGACGATGGCTTCCAACTTTTCCGCGATGACGGTGTATTGCGGATAGACGTGGAGCTGCGGCGCGGGCATTTCGTCCAGGATGACAGGGTATTGAGCCTCTTCGGGGCCGGGGACCACCGCATCGCCGAAACCGATATCGATCTGCACCGGGCATCGTGCTCCATCCAGCAAGCCC of Pigmentiphaga sp. H8 contains these proteins:
- a CDS encoding nucleotidyl transferase AbiEii/AbiGii toxin family protein, whose translation is MTNARNTAASVRARLLNKARVNRQDFNLLLGRYALERILYRLSRSTYRGHFLLKGSLLFDLWFDMPHRPTHDADLLGFTQAEVPHLIKVFQEICAIACDDGVLFQPGTVRAAKIRKEANYAGIRVNLLGLLDGARCPVQIDIGFGDAVVPGPEEAQYPVILDEMPAPQLHVYPQYTVIAEKLEAIVSLGMGNTRMKDYFDLWVLVQHAEIDGAILTQAVHATFGRRGTPIPGGTPLGLADEFAQDRRKRQQWEAFLRKNELPQMPLDEIVGAIRPALLAAMHA